One genomic region from Nitrososphaerota archaeon encodes:
- a CDS encoding AbrB/MazE/SpoVT family DNA-binding domain-containing protein, which yields MEVSVGSVTSKGQVTIPKKIRDALGLREGDRVIFAIEDERAVLRKVSVEKMSELLSRQKPWIESSLAFQKKLREEWASPQS from the coding sequence TTGGAGGTAAGTGTAGGCTCGGTCACATCGAAAGGTCAAGTGACGATACCTAAGAAGATCAGGGATGCATTAGGTCTCAGAGAGGGTGATAGAGTCATCTTTGCCATAGAGGATGAGCGTGCAGTATTGAGAAAGGTTTCAGTCGAGAAAATGTCCGAGCTTCTTAGCAGACAGAAGCCTTGGATAGAGTCAAGTCTAGCCTTCCAGAAGAAGTTGCGTGAAGAATGGGCATCACCGCAGTCTTAG
- a CDS encoding PIN domain-containing protein has protein sequence MGITAVLDTNIFLNVKNREKPYYTSSRQVLDAADDGQIHAIVSAVSIAEMCSGYHSARDEQGKEEFITHLVSSQTFTIVNLDLKVADAAGMIRAETGLRLPDAIIVASGLAKQAIYIVTHDEEFKKAKRYIKVVTSKELAQMLTR, from the coding sequence ATGGGCATCACCGCAGTCTTAGATACTAATATCTTTCTTAACGTCAAGAACCGGGAAAAACCCTACTACACATCTTCAAGGCAAGTACTCGACGCTGCAGATGACGGACAGATTCACGCAATTGTTTCAGCGGTCTCAATAGCAGAGATGTGCTCCGGCTACCACTCAGCTAGGGATGAACAAGGGAAAGAGGAGTTTATCACACACCTTGTCTCTTCACAAACATTCACCATCGTGAATCTTGATCTAAAAGTGGCTGACGCAGCAGGAATGATACGCGCCGAAACCGGGCTCAGACTGCCAGACGCCATTATAGTCGCATCTGGATTAGCAAAACAGGCAATCTACATCGTAACGCATGACGAGGAGTTCAAGAAGGCCAAACGATACATAAAGGTCGTGACCTCAAAGGAACTAGCACAGATGCTAACAAGATAA
- a CDS encoding HTH domain-containing protein: MTTVNEIRKRYGIPKNVAVKTLEYNSIPTSNLLKRIDDLQAKIKKEFNDTTLEESLDINELSALQSELERRVEEKESVLALSNETASLMTPSRVRLLALLHIIQSAKSIKELAQKLGRPKKSVARDIKILEKHGLVITKDITDQQGKRREIRAGAQKLILAAPRTEDLK; encoded by the coding sequence ATGACAACTGTAAATGAGATTAGAAAGAGATACGGTATTCCAAAGAATGTTGCCGTTAAGACCCTTGAGTATAATTCAATCCCGACATCTAACCTACTGAAGAGAATCGATGATCTACAGGCGAAGATTAAGAAAGAGTTTAACGATACGACCTTAGAAGAATCACTTGACATTAACGAGTTATCTGCTTTACAGTCTGAACTTGAGCGAAGAGTAGAAGAGAAGGAATCAGTTCTCGCTCTTTCCAACGAAACCGCCAGCCTCATGACCCCGAGCAGGGTAAGGTTACTAGCGTTACTTCACATAATACAAAGCGCCAAATCCATTAAGGAGCTAGCGCAGAAACTAGGCAGACCAAAGAAGAGCGTAGCAAGAGATATTAAAATTCTCGAAAAACACGGATTAGTCATTACCAAGGACATAACAGATCAGCAAGGAAAAAGACGAGAGATACGAGCAGGCGCACAAAAACTAATCTTAGCAGCACCGAGAACGGAAGATCTGAAATAA
- the pdxT gene encoding pyridoxal 5'-phosphate synthase glutaminase subunit PdxT, with the protein MKKNLTIGVLGFQGDIEEHVAATQKTLQKIGVEGQVTVVKRCEEVEAIDGLIIPGGESTVIGSLSTYNKAIDAIVVKISSGMPTMGTCAGVIMLAKRTYDLTVGETRQPLIAALDATAERNTYGRQAESFEADLEIPSIGSESFRGVFIRAPSIKEVGANVQVLAKIGEQIVAVQQNNVLGFTFHPELTEDTRLHERFINMIIRNKSIFDPATQ; encoded by the coding sequence ATGAAGAAGAATCTCACTATAGGCGTCTTGGGCTTCCAAGGTGACATCGAGGAGCATGTCGCAGCTACCCAGAAGACGCTGCAGAAAATTGGTGTAGAAGGTCAAGTCACCGTTGTTAAGCGATGCGAAGAGGTTGAAGCTATAGATGGGTTGATCATTCCCGGCGGAGAAAGCACCGTCATTGGATCTCTTTCAACCTACAACAAGGCAATTGATGCAATTGTAGTGAAAATTAGCTCGGGGATGCCAACCATGGGTACCTGCGCAGGAGTCATTATGCTTGCGAAGCGAACCTACGATCTGACAGTAGGTGAGACTCGTCAACCCTTAATCGCAGCTCTAGACGCAACGGCGGAACGAAACACTTACGGACGTCAAGCTGAATCTTTCGAAGCAGATCTGGAAATCCCATCTATCGGGAGCGAAAGCTTCAGAGGAGTCTTTATTCGAGCACCAAGCATCAAGGAGGTGGGTGCAAACGTCCAAGTTTTGGCGAAGATAGGAGAACAGATTGTGGCTGTTCAGCAGAACAATGTGCTCGGCTTCACATTTCACCCTGAGTTAACTGAGGACACTAGATTGCACGAACGCTTCATCAACATGATAATCAGGAATAAATCAATATTTGATCCGGCGACTCAATAA
- the pdxS gene encoding pyridoxal 5'-phosphate synthase lyase subunit PdxS, which translates to MQKHGVIMDVTNSEQARIAEEAGAVAVMVLDKLPYDVRSAGGVARTAGLKTIEEILDAVTIPVMAKCRIGHTYEARVLETAGVDMIDESEVLTPADEERHIWKWSFTSPFVCGARDLGEALRRIEEGASMIRTKGEPGTGNVAEAVRHIRIVNAEIRKISSIYEAGDEQELIKAARELKVSYEILVEVAKLRRLPVVNFAAGGVTTPADAALMMSLGCDGIFVGSGIFKSTDPEVRSRAVVLATAFYNEPEIVAEAQKMVDETKSMQGLDTRSLELRMQERGTA; encoded by the coding sequence ATGCAGAAGCATGGAGTGATAATGGATGTCACAAATTCTGAGCAGGCACGGATAGCCGAGGAGGCTGGCGCCGTAGCGGTTATGGTTCTAGACAAGCTGCCTTACGATGTGAGGAGCGCAGGCGGTGTTGCGCGAACCGCCGGTCTTAAAACGATCGAAGAGATACTTGACGCTGTAACAATTCCCGTGATGGCAAAGTGCCGCATCGGCCATACGTATGAAGCAAGAGTATTGGAGACCGCCGGCGTAGACATGATTGATGAATCTGAGGTGTTAACGCCTGCTGATGAGGAGCGACACATCTGGAAGTGGAGCTTTACATCACCATTCGTATGCGGAGCACGAGACCTAGGCGAAGCATTACGTAGAATAGAGGAAGGGGCTTCAATGATCAGGACAAAAGGTGAACCAGGTACCGGCAATGTAGCTGAGGCGGTTAGGCATATCAGGATAGTTAACGCTGAGATCCGCAAGATATCAAGCATTTACGAAGCCGGTGACGAACAGGAACTCATAAAAGCTGCTAGGGAATTGAAGGTGTCCTATGAAATACTGGTGGAGGTCGCCAAGCTAAGACGGCTTCCAGTAGTTAATTTCGCAGCAGGAGGTGTAACAACACCTGCTGATGCGGCTTTGATGATGAGCTTGGGTTGCGACGGCATCTTCGTGGGATCAGGCATCTTCAAATCCACTGATCCAGAGGTAAGGTCACGTGCCGTCGTGTTAGCTACAGCGTTCTACAACGAGCCGGAGATTGTTGCGGAGGCTCAGAAAATGGTTGATGAAACAAAATCTATGCAGGGGCTTGACACGCGTAGCCTTGAGTTAAGGATGCAGGAGAGGGGAACAGCATGA